TATGCCAGGTAATATGATTTCAGCTAATGTTACATTATATGATCTCTTTAGTACAAAAAATATCATTGAAACAAATATTACTTTCTCTAAAGAATTATGGCATCAGGGAGCAGCTCAAATATCAGATTTAATTTATAAATATTATACTGGTTTAGAGGGTTATATTAATACCCGAATTGCTTTTATATCTGAGCGAGGAAGCTTATTTTCAAGAAATAAAAAAGTGGCTGTTATGGATTTATATGGAGATAATGTTAAATATATTACATATGGTGATGATTTAGTCTTAACCCCAAGATTATCTCCTGATGCAAAAAATATAATTTATATTTCTTATAAATCAGGCTTACCTGCTATATATAAATTAAATTTAGCAAGTAACCTTACAGAAAAGTTATTCAATATAGATAGAATGGTTTATGCTCCAAGATTCTCTCATGACAGCAAAAAAATTGTCTTGGTAGTTTCATATGAAGGCAATAGTGAAATTGCTATTTATGATTTAGAGCAAAAACACCTAAGAAGGCTCACCAACAATTATGCTATTGATACTTCTCCTAGCTTTTCACCTGGTGGCAATAAAATTATTTTCAGCTCGGATAGATCTGGTGCTCAAAATTTATATTTAATGAATATTGACGGAAGTAACTTACAACAAATTAATCTGGGTAACGGAAATTTTGCTACACCTAATTGGTCTCCTGATGGTAAATATATAGCTTTTACAAAGATTTAC
This genomic stretch from Alphaproteobacteria bacterium harbors:
- the tolB gene encoding Tol-Pal system protein TolB (forms dimers; may be involved in cell envelope integrity; interacts with outer membrane proteins and with the C-terminal domain of inner membrane protein TolA), which codes for MKSLIILIIISFYNLNSFAVEPLLIKGGNDSKILINIKKVTSNDLSSFSTSYKIKRRIKKQLEDTNLFEIKNLSPRESNKKQILLKKLSYAFFNNSPVYSELTVSLDSMPGNMISANVTLYDLFSTKNIIETNITFSKELWHQGAAQISDLIYKYYTGLEGYINTRIAFISERGSLFSRNKKVAVMDLYGDNVKYITYGDDLVLTPRLSPDAKNIIYISYKSGLPAIYKLNLASNLTEKLFNIDRMVYAPRFSHDSKKIVLVVSYEGNSEIAIYDLEQKHLRRLTNNYAIDTSPSFSPGGNKIIFSSDRSGAQNLYLMNIDGSNLQQINLGNGNFATPNWSPDGKYIAFTKIYQGNFYIGILNMNNFAVKILTKSYKDESPSWAPNSKFIIFNRKKASNKNIEKGTSKLYMINLNGEIIKAIDTPYDASEADWVKIPTGL